The nucleotide sequence AACATAGTGACTCAACAGTATAGGAATTTCCATTTTTGCATAATGAATTAGGTATGATAAGACTTCATGAATTGCTGGGCGAAAAGTGCCTAAAGTATATTAAAGTGCCTAAAATGCCTAAAGTTAAGGAATTCTATCATTTGATATAGGTTTCTTCTTGCCTGCACCGGCTGGCAGTAAGCCGTCAACGCACAATTGGGGCAGGCTCTATGTGTTTTTGGGTTATCAACTATCACGCCGAAGGCGTACCACAACTTTAGGCACTTTAAATACTTTAGCTCACTTTAGGCACTCATGTTCGCAGCGAAGGTGCGCTAAGTTCATTAGAGTAATATCTTTCTTTTTCACTGTAAACACACCCGCAGTATTGCTGCCGGTAGATGCCGAGCTGTTTTGACTCCTCGATCCCCTGTTTCCATCCAATGCGGAAGTCTTTGTAATAAAATGGAACGCCCACCTTTTTGCCGATTGATTCACCCATTGATTTTATCATGTCATGCTTCTGGAATTTGCTGTATAAAAGGGTGGATGTAAAATAATCAAACTTGCCGCGTTTTGCCACAAGAGCGGTTGCCCTCAGGCGGTCATGATAACAGTAGGAACAGCGCTCTGATTCCCTGAATACAACATTTTGAATAAAGCCTTCAAGATCGTAACCTTCCTGATAAACAACGCGAAGATCAATTGACTCTGCATAAGACTGCAGAGCCTTCTGCCTTTTCACGCATTCCTGATAAGGATGGATGTTGTGTTTATAAAAAAAACCCATGACCTCCATATTTTGCTTGCGGAGAATCTTAACCGGATATATTGCACAGGGCGCGCAGCATATATGAAGCAGAATTTTCAATTTCTCTTCCCAAAAATTGCGGTTCCTATCCTGACAAGTGTTGCCCCCTCCTCTATGGCGGCCTCGAAATCACCCGTCATACCCATGGACAGTTCTTCCATTGATACATTTTCTACAGTCTCTTCCTTTATGTGATCGCGCAGGTTGCGAAGTGCTGAAAAATATGGGCGAACCTTTTCAGGATCGTCAAAAAACGGGGGCATTATCATAAGCCCTTTAATAGCCAGATTTTCAAGACCGCTTATTTCTTTTACCAGCTTAAGCGCGTCCTGTTTATATATTCCTGATTTTGAAGATTCTCTGCCGATGTTTATCTGTATCAGAATTTGCTGGATTTTATTTATTTTTTTTGACTGTTTATTTAATTCAAGCGCCAGTTTGAATGAATCTACAGTATGAATGACATCAAAGAGCCTTACGGCATACTTTGTCTTATTGGTTTG is from Anaerolineae bacterium and encodes:
- a CDS encoding epoxyqueuosine reductase QueH, which translates into the protein MKILLHICCAPCAIYPVKILRKQNMEVMGFFYKHNIHPYQECVKRQKALQSYAESIDLRVVYQEGYDLEGFIQNVVFRESERCSYCYHDRLRATALVAKRGKFDYFTSTLLYSKFQKHDMIKSMGESIGKKVGVPFYYKDFRIGWKQGIEESKQLGIYRQQYCGCVYSEKERYYSNELSAPSLRT
- a CDS encoding YggS family pyridoxal phosphate-dependent enzyme, whose product is MIEDDWSLKKRLENITGRIKTAALSCGRKPESVRLVAVSKTMPADRVKEAINAGVTTLGESYIQEAREKFNVLSSYNVSWHFIGHLQTNKTKYAVRLFDVIHTVDSFKLALELNKQSKKINKIQQILIQINIGRESSKSGIYKQDALKLVKEISGLENLAIKGLMIMPPFFDDPEKVRPYFSALRNLRDHIKEETVENVSMEELSMGMTGDFEAAIEEGATLVRIGTAIFGKRN